In a single window of the Fusarium falciforme chromosome 3, complete sequence genome:
- a CDS encoding Zn(2)-C6 fungal-type domain-containing protein codes for MADDSYRQDYHQQSRPDESQSQPQSHYPPPPETAQRPPDAHPATMAASVTLPSIHDPRSYGPPAAAPPRGYPSDPRYASPNAVNGYPPPGGQQPPPGQQQQPYLPPLQPQSDPRSSAYPPPPQDQRGGYYDDRRPAYGQEPYPQDPYYAHSYYRQPPPGPPPPNGHQNYRNLAGGVYEYPQVGPGNPPQLTQAAPRQRTSIACRYCRKRKIRCSGYQSAPGGKCQNCARMNQECIFQPVSSSSSTAFIPVSAVPGGVPPGTQLFGAYGQPLAPGTVPPPPQQPPPPTYQQHPNAPPPANYYAPVQSPTESFSSYGDARTDDGSQVAGRRRRRTSEEQEEGYRLPPPRSALEEDPRRRSPAEFSNHSSPGGIGYPPYGGPRQSPRNPTSGTLPQPATSGGYAASAPGGRSPTGQNGSSGASTPARQGQQQQQGQQQQSGNQSIMSLSNLVEQNDIDKTMIERLNRPLPGQPGGRRDASR; via the exons ATGGCCGACGACAGCTACCGGCAAGACTATCATCAGCAAAGCCGTCCAGACGAGAGCCAATCTCAACCTCAGTCGCATtaccctcctcccccagaAACCGCCCAGCGCCCTCCCGACGCTCACCCGGCCACCATGGCTGCTTCTGTTACTCTCCCATCCATTCACGACCCGCGCAGTTACGGCCCGCCGGCTGCAGCACCACCTCGAGGCTACCCTAGTGATCCGCGATATGCGTCTCCCAACGCTGTCAACGGTTATCCGCCTCCCGGCGGGCAGCAGCCTCCAcctggccagcagcagcaaccgtATCTCCCGCCTCTGCAGCCGCAATCTGACCCGCGTTCATCGGCCtatcctcctcccccacaGGACCAGCGAGGTGGCTACTACGATGATCGCCGCCCTGCCTATGGGCAAGAGCCTTACCCCCAGGATCCCTACTACGCCCATTCTTACTATCGACAACCGCCGCCTGGCCCCCCACCGCCAAATGGTCACCAGAACTATCGTAACCTCGCTGGCGGCGTTTACGAGTACCCTCAAGTTGGACCTGGCAACCCTCCCCAATTGACCCAAGCCGCGCCTCGCCAGCGTACCTCGATTGCGTGTCGATATTGCCGCAAGAGAAAG ATCCGATGCAGCGGCTATCAGAGCGCTCCTGGTGGCAAGTGTCAGAACTGTGCTAGAATGAACCAAGAATGCATTTTCCAGCCAGTCTCTTCTTCGAGCTCGACCGCGTTCATCCCAGTCTCTGCAGTCCCCGGAGGTGTTCCTCCTGGCACTCAGCTGTTTGGAGCATATGGCCAACCCCTGGCGCCAGGCACCGTCCCACCTCCGCCTCAGCAACCCCCTCCCCCAACTTACCAGCAGCATCCGAATGCTCCCCCTCCGGCAAACTACTATGCGCCTGTTCAATCACCGACAGAATCGTTCTCTTCCTACGGAGACGCAAGAACCGACGATGGAAGCCAAGTTGCCggacgccgccgccgcaggacctcggaggagcaggaggagggtTATCGACTGCCTCCACCACGCAGCGCATTGGAGGAGGACCCACGAAGAAGGTCTCCGGCCGAATTCTCGAACCACAGCAGCCCGGGTGGAATTGGATACCCGCCGTACGGCGGCCCGAGACAGAGCCCTCGTAACCCAACAAGCGGCACCCTACCCCAGCCTGCGACGAGCGGAGGCTACGCTGCTTCCGCACCCGGTGGCCGCTCTCCCACAGGCCAGAACGGCTCCAGTGGCGCGTCGACTCCTGCGAGACAgggacagcaacagcaacaggggcagcagcagcagagcgGGAACCAGTCGATTATGAGCCTCAGCAACTTGGTGGAGCAGAATGACATCGACAAGACTATGATCGAGCGATTGAATCGACCTTTGCCAGGACAGccaggaggacgacgagacgCCAGCCGTTga
- a CDS encoding APH domain-containing protein, whose translation MVDLIAQDRLQKERDSFIETIDESAIRRLASSYHDGDDCGFFQPPKCGRFIMSYYVRFPNGDSWVVRVPISPCLAFDAQQLVEREVVTMQLRAPIDLVSQTTIPIPRVIAPNIDDEDDADIPSFVILEYVEGTPLSDVRIQGLSVEKRTTLYQGLADIYLQLRRLTFSEIGVLALSEEDEVDVLQGPVSVEFNLQQLAGLQPSRVREVRGPRGPVRTATEYVSLLLAMAWNTFYSSPAVTQDHDDAEQTLYYLYQFDRFVRYRWFDKSLDREPFVLCHGDLVDRNIIVDDDMRIVAVLGWEWSRVVPLQLFNPPLWLVSNSPELLASRQFYEYHVEELDKFITILRQREQAHFDGSQLADEWQGIHRNGGLLVAEALEKMDLEIIFYFGFRFCDDSQVPVDLVRQFMEDSPARADIVANKVREGELYDLECQNLRLGEYSVDVNLE comes from the exons ATGGTCGACCTCATAGCCCAAGACCGCCTCCAGAAGGAGCGCGACAGCTTCATCGAGACGATTGACGAGTCTGCGATCCGGCGACTCGCGAGCTCGTATCACGACGGCGATGACTGCGGCTTCTTCCAGCCGCCCAAGTGCGGGCGCTTCATCATGTCCTACTACGTGCGCTTCCCCAACGGCGACTCGTGGGTAGTGCGCGTACCGATATCACCATGCCTGGCCTTTGACGCCCAGCAGTTGGTCGAGAGAGAGGTGGTGACGATGCAGTTGAGAGCTCCCATCGA CTTGGTGTCTCAAACGACGATACCGATCCCTAGGGTTATAGCACCGAATATcgatgacgaagacgatgCTGATATCCCCTCCTTTGTCATCCTCGAGTACGTCGAGGGCACGCCGCTCTCGGACGTGAGAATTCAGGGCCTTTCGGTCGAGAAGCGGACTACTCTGTACCAAGGCCTGGCCGACATATACCTGCAGCTGCGAAGACTCACGTTTTCAGAGATTGGAGTTCTCGCCTTGTctgaggaagacgaggtcGACGTCCTCCAAGGTCCTGTCTCGGTAGAGTTCAACTTGCAGCAGCTGGCAGGCCTACAGCCCTCGCGCGTACGAGAGGTCCGcggccctcgaggccctgTACGCACAGCTACGGAGTACGTGTCGCTACTGCTGGCCATGGCGTGGAACACCTTCTACAGCAGCCCTGCTGTGACCCAAGACCACGACGACGCCGAGCAGACCCTGTACTACCTGTACCAGTTCGACCGCTTCGTGCGCTATCGGTGGTTCGACAAGAGTCTGGACCGCGAGCCCTTTGTGCTCTGCCACGGTGACCTTGTTGACCGAAACATCATTGTCGACGATGATATGCGCATCGTTGCCGTCTTGGGCTGGGAATGGAGTCGTGTCGTGCCTCTGCAGCTATTCAATCCTCCTCTGTGGCTCGTCAGCAACTCCCCAGAGCTCCTCGCTTCGCGTCAGTTTTATGAATACCAcgtcgaggagcttgataAATTCATCACCATACTGCGACAGCGAGAGCAGGCTCACTTTGACGGCTCCCAACTTGCCGACGAGTGGCAGGGCATCCACAGAAACGGCGGGCTCCTCGTGGCAGAGGCcctggagaagatggatcTCGAGATCATCTTTTACTTTGGGTTTCGGTTCTGCGACGACTCGCAGGTGCCGGTTGACCTCGTGCGGCAGTTCATGGAGGATAGCCCGGCGAGGGCTGACATCGTGGCTAACAAGGTTCGCGAGGGAGAGCTGTATGATCTGGAGTGTCAGAATTTGAGGCTGGGGGAGTATTCGGTGGATGTTAACCTCGAGTGA
- a CDS encoding GAT domain-containing protein, with protein MKSLKGLGVNKMLGSIRRKASNVSNPSTGTSDGPSGSGAPPSGTTPAATPEATAHNSVKAFCESGGTSKSDEVLFLPPIVDAAESSPGAATECARLIRKYMSKDYISRPAWQYNAVMLMRILTDNPGSTFTRNFDQKFADTTRALLRGVRDPSVRQILMETLDDFERTKMDDENLVILVTMWKKEKERAYKDFGGQPPQQMMGPPGAYNTPPVNPHSQNYFARHHTNRALPDPVELASRLEEARTSAKLLEQVVMNTPPTEILNNELIKEFADRCSSASRSIQGYMVSENPTPDNDTMESLIDTNEQLQTALNQHKRAVLNARKQMGLGERTDSPAVSPQPQTNGSNNHFSDHASPSGSGSGGYPYPDHNANVSGKGKETESYTPPPGPPPRAGEASSSKQPDESLENPFADPQPGGSSSHAGPSTTNDYLDQRLAFEPFHPGFQPTDSYLGRQDSAVGKVQMHGGVPAQSPAPTSQNPPRPRVDEVSDDDDIYDAPRDSAPTNKQPLYRY; from the exons ATGAAGTCTCTCAAGGGCCTCGGCGTGAATAAGATGCTCGGCAGCATTAGGAGGAAAGCGAGCAACGTTTCCAACC CATCTACAGGCACCTCTGACGGACCCTCCGGCTCCGGAGCACCACCCAGTGGCACAACACCAGCCGCAACCCCCGAGGCCACGGCTCACAACAGTGTA AAAGCATTCTGCGAGTCTGGAGGCACCAGCAAG AGCGATGaagtcctcttcctccctccGATCGTCGATGCCGCCGAGTCCTCCCCGGGCGCTGCCACGGAATGCGCGCGCCTCATCCGCAAGTACATGTCCAAGGACTACATTTCACGACCTGCGTGGCAGTACAACGCCGTCATGCTCATGCGCATCTTGACCGATAACCCTGGCTCGACCTTTACTCGCAATTTCGACCAAAAATTTGCCGACACAACTCGCGCGCTGCTCAGGGGTGTGCGCGACCCCAGTGTGCGCCAGATCCTGATGGAGACACTGGACGACTTTGAGCGCACCAAGATGGATGACGAGAACCTGGTGATTCTGGTCACCATGTggaaaaaggaaaaggagagggCTTATAAGGATTTCGGA GGACAACCACCTCAGCAGATGATGGGACCTCCAGGGGCATACAACACCCCTCCTGTTAACCCGCACTCGCAAAACTACTTTGCGAGACACCACACAAATAGGGCGCTGCCTGATCCCGTAGAACTGGCTAGCCGACTCGAGGAGGCCCGAACAtcggccaagctcctcgagcaaGTCGTCATGAACACGCCTCCCACCGAGATCCTCAACAAcgagctcatcaaggagTTTGCCGACCGCTGTTCGAGCGCTTCCCGAAGTATCCAGGGTTATATGGTGTCCGAGAACCCGACCCCTGACAACGACACCATGGAGAGCCTCATCGACACCAACGAGCAGCTGCAGACGGCATTGAACCAGCACAAGAGGGCTGTTCTCAACGCCAGGAAGCAGATGGGCCTTGGAGAACGAACCGATTCGCCCGCAGTTTCTCCTCAACCCCAGACCAATGGCTCCAACAACCATTTCAGCGACCACGCCTCACCGTCAGGATCAGGATCTGGCGGCTACCCATACCCGGATCACAACGCCAACGTGAGTGGCAAGGGCAAAGAGACGGAATCTTACACACCGCCCCCTGGTCCACCTCCAAGGGCTGGAGAGGCAAGCTCGAGCAAACAGCCCGACGAGTCTCTTGAGAACCCCTTCGCAGACCCCCAACCAGGCGGTTCGTCGAGTCACGCCGGTCCCAGCACGACAAACGATTACCTAGACCAGCGCCTCGCCTTTGAACCCTTCCATCCCGGCTTCCAGCCGACTGATAGCTATCTCGGTCGCCAAGACAGCGCCGTGGGCAAGGTGCAGATGCACGGTGGAGTGCCGGCTCAGAGCCCGGCTCCTACAAGCCAAAACCCCCCACGACCGCGGGTGGACGAAGTctcggacgacgacgatatctATGATGCGCCCCGCGATAGTGCGCCTACAAACAAACAGCCCTTGTATCGATATTAG